The DNA segment ACGAGGACGGCGTCACCGTCGTCAATCTCACATCCAGGCGCCGGCTGGCCTGGCCGGAGATCCTGCACGTCAATCTGCGCCCCGGTGACGCCTGGGTCTTCCTCGACCTCAGCGACGGCACCAGCCTCCCCGCCCTCGGTATCCAGCCCGGTATCGGCAAGGCCCAGGCCATCCGCGACGCCCGCGCCCTGCGCGCCCTCGCCGACGCACGGGGCCCCGCCGCCACCGAGCGGAGTACGCCGGAGGGGTAGCGCGGCCCGCCCGCCGGACGGGTGCGGCGGCTGAGCCACTGACGCATCGGGCCGCTGTTTGATTACTCTGGGGCGGGGCGCCAGGTGCGCCCCGCCCCGCATCCTGTGACCCCCGTGGTCCGCGGGGCACCCCTGCGACATGAGGAGTGATTCCTTCCAGCAATGGACGGATCATCCGGTAGTACGTGCGCCGCCCCCCTCCTGGAGGCGGCGGCATGACCATTCCCCTTCTGCTCCTCGGAGCGGCCTTCCTTCTGATCCTCGCCAACGGATTCTTCGTCGCGGCCGAATTCGGCCTCGTCACCGTGGAGCGGCCGGACGCCGAACGCGCCGCCGCCGACGGCGACCGGCGGGCCCGCACCGTCGTGCGGGCCCTGCGGGAACTCTCCTTCCAGCTCTCCGGCACCCAGCTCGGCATCACCATCACCTCGCTGGTGGTCGGCATGCTCGCCGAGCCCGCGCTGGCGCAGCTGCTCGCCGGACCGCTCACCGCCACCGGACTGCCCGAAGGGGCCGTGTCCGGGATCAGCGTGGTGCTCGGCATGATGCTCGCCGCCGCCGTGCAGATGGTGCTCGGCGAACTGGTCCCGAAGAACTGGGCGGTGTCCAGGCCGCTCCAGGTGGCCGGCTTCGTCGCCGGTCCCCAGCACCTCTTCTCGACCGCCTTCCGGCCGGTGATCACGCTGCTGAACACCGTCGCCAACCGGCTGGTCCGGGCGCTCGGTGTCGAGCCCGCCGACGAACTGGCCTCGGCCCGCACCCCCGGCGAACTCGTCTCGCTGGCCCGCCACTCGGCACAGGCCGGCACGCTGGAACAGGACACCGCGGATCTCTTCGTACGGACCCTCTCGCTGGCCGGACTCACCGCCCAGCACGTCATGACCCCCCGGGTGAAGGTCAGCGCACTCCAGTCGTCGGCGACGGCGGCCGACGTACTGAACCTCACCCGTGCCACCGGCCTCTCCCGCTTCCCCGTCTACCGGGAGCGCATCGACGAGGTCGTCGGCATGGTCCATCTGAAGGACGCACTGGCCGTGGCGGTCCAGGACAGGCACCGGACCTCGGTGGGACGGGTCGCCGTCGCACCGCTCCTGGTGCCCGAGACCCTGCCCGTGCAGCAGCTCCTGGAGCGGCTGCGCACCGAGCAGCCGATCGCGGTGGTGGTGGACGAGTACGGCGGCACCGCCGGAGTCGTCACCCTGGAGGACATCATCGAGGAGCTGGTCGGGGAGGTCAGGGACGAGCACGACGGCGCCGACGCCGACCGCCCCGAGCTGTCCCCGGCCCCCGCCGAGGACGGAAACCCCGCCTGGGAGGCCGACGGCAGCTGCCGGGTCCTCACCCTGCGGCGGATAGGTCTTGAGGTCCCCGAGGGCCCGTACGAGACCGTCGCCGGCCTCGTCGCCGACCTGCTGGGACGCATCCCCGCCCCCGGTGACCGGGCCGAACTGCCCGGCTGGCGGCTCTCGGTCCGCAGGGTCGAGCGCTACCGCGCCGAGAGGGTGCGGCTCGTCCGCACCGCCGAGGTGCCCGCCCCGGTCATGGAGGGTGTGCGATGAGCTTCCTCCAGCTCCTCTTCGCCGCCGCCCTGGTGCTCGCCAACGGCTTCTTCGTCGGCGCCGAGTTCGCACTCGTCTCGGTACGCCGCAGCCAGGTCGAGCCACTGGCCGCCGAGGGCTCCGCACGGGCCCGCAAGGTGCTGTACGGCCTGGAGAACCTGCCGCGGATGATGGCGGCCGCGCAGTTCGGCATCACCGTCTGCTCGCTCACGCTGGGCGCCGTCGCCGAACCGACCGTCGCCCACCTGCTCGAACCGGTCTTCCAGGCGGTCCGGCTGCCCGGCGGTCTCGTCCATCCGCTGGGGTACGCGATCGCCCTCGCCCTCGTGGTCTCGCTGCACCTGGTCATCGGCGAGATGGTCCCGAAGAACCTCGCCATGGCCGCACCCGAGAAGACCGCCCTGTGGCTCAGCCCCGGTCTTGTCGGCTTCGCCCGGCTCTGCCGCCCGGTGACCGTCGCGCTCGGGGCCTGCGCCCGGCTGGTGCTGAAGGCCTTCGGCGTCGAGCCCAAGGACGAGGTCGAGGCGGTCTTCACCAGTGAGCAGCTGAACCGGCTCGTCGAGGACTCGGGCCAGGCCGGTCTGCTGGACTCCGAGGCGCAGGAGCGCCTGGAGGACGCGCTGGAACTGGGCAGCAGGCCGATCGCGGACGTGCTGATCGCCCGCGCCGACCTGATCACGGTCGCCCCCTCGGTCACGCCCCTGCGGATCGAGGAGCTGACCGTGCGCACCGGCTACTCGCGCTTCCCCGTCTGCGCGGACAGCGGCGCCTTCATGGGCTATCTGCACGTCAAGGACGTGCTCGACCTGGAGGACCGGGAACGCGCCGTCCCTCAGCAGGTCTGGCGCCCGATGGCGACGCTCCGCGCGGAGCTGCCCCTCGACGACGCGCTGACCGTGATGCGGCGCGCGGCCACCCATCTGGCCCAGGTCGCCGACGCATCGGGGAAGGTGCTCGGTCTGGTGGCGCTGGAGGACGTGCTGGAGAAGCTGGTCGGTGAGGTACGGGACCCGGCGCACCGGGAAGCCCCGGCACCCCGGGTGACGCGGGTGTCCGAGCCGCGCACGGACCGCACCGAACAGGCGCTGGCGGGGTAGTCCCGGGCCCGTGCCTCCTGGGCGGGGACCGGTCAGAGCGGTGGCTCCTGCTGCCCGCGGCCGACCGGTCCCCGCCCCGAGAGCACCTCCCCGTACGCCTGCATCAGGTCCGGCAGCCGCAGCGTCGACAGATCGTCCCGGCCCGGGGTGGTCGCGTACCCGGTCAGCCGCAGGTCCCGGTACGCGCAGCTCTTCTCGTACAGCGTGCGCAGGAACCGGCCGTTGCCCAGCTCGTCGATCCACCCCTGGTCCACCACATGACCGGCGATCGAGCGCAGCTCGTCCAGCGACTCCTCGTCCCACACGTCGCCGTTCTCGGTCGCCAGTACCTCACCGATGGCGGTCAGCTCCAGCGGCCGGTAGCTCGGGAAGTCGACCCGCGAGGTGAAGCGCGAGGAGAGCCCGGGGTTGGTGGCCAGGAGGCGGTCCATTCCCTCGGGGTAGCCGGCCAGGATGACCACCAGGTGGTCGCGGTTGTCCTCGGCCCGTTTCAGCAGGACCTGGAGTGCCTCGTCGCCGTAGGCGTCGCCCTTGCTGTAGCCGGAGTTGGAGAGGCTGTACGCCTCGTCGACGAAGAGCACCCCGCCGAGCGCGGAGTCGATCAGCTCGTTCGCCTTCACGGCGGTCTGCCCCAGGAACTCGCCCACCAGATCGGCGCGCTGGGCCTCGATCAGATGGTCGCCGCCGAGCAGCCCGAGCGCGTAGAACACCCGGCCCAGGATGCGGGCGACGGTCGTCTTGCCGGTGCCCGAGGGGCCCGAGAAGACGAAGTGGCGCTTCGGCGGGTGCACGGGCAGCCCCTGGGCCGCCCGCAGCCGGGCCATGTTGAGCTGCGCCGACAGCGCCTTGACCTGACGTTTCACCGGCTCCAGGCCGACCATGCGCTCCAGCTCGTCCAGTGCGCACGCCAGCAGTTCGGGATCGGTGGGCCCGGCCGGCAGATCCGGCGGGAACTGCTCGGCCGGAGACGGATCCCGGTCCCGTACCGTGCCGGAGGGCGGGGCGGAGCCGCCGAGCGGATCGCCGCCGGGGCTCCCGGGGCTCCCGGGCCGGGGGTCCCGCCCCTCGGTCGGATCGCCCTCCACGAAGGCACCGTCGGCCTGTCCGTCCACGGCGTCCTGGCCGAACCCGGCCAGCGAGACCGCCGCGTAGTCCACCGCGTCGTCGAAGCCGTCGCCCTCGGAGATCGCGGCCAGCCGGGCGGCGGTGTCCATGAACGCGGGGTCCACCCGGTGCACCGCCCGGTACAGCGGCAGGGCCGCCGCGCTGCGCCCGGTCCCCTCATGGGCGCGGGCGAGCCAGTAGCGCAGCTCCTTGCGCTGCGGCTGCTCGCTGCGGCAGCGCATCAGCGCCGCCGAGAGGAGCGGTTCCGCCTGCCCGTACATCTCCAGACGCACCCGCGCCATCCCGCCGAACAGCCCCGCCTCGATCCCCAGGACCGGATCGTCGACCAGCGAGGCGGTGTACCGCACCAGCCGTTCCCAGTCCTTGGCGAGGTAGGCGCGGCACGCGTGCAGGAACCGCACCTGCGGGTCGGTGTCGACGGGCGGCAGCCCCGCCAGTGCCCGGTCCAGCTCCGGCACGTGGCGGCCGTCCAGCCAGTGCGAGGCGTGCGCGAGGAGCAGATCGCGCGGGCTCTCCAGCACCGGCTGCACCCACCAGCCCAGCCAGTACCAGGAGTTGAGGGTGCGGCGCAGTCTGCCGCGCTGCTCGCCGAACCGCTCCCGGTGCCGGAACATCCGGAGCAAGGCGGTGGTGGTGTCCACCCGCAGCGCGTGCAGTCCGAGCCAGCCGTCCGCCATCCCCGGATCGAGCCGCACCGCGGCCCGGAACTCCTCCTCCGCCTGTGGGTACGCCCCCATCGTGTAGGCGTCCACGCCCCGCAGCCAGGCGAGATCGGCCGGGGCGTGCGAGCCCTGCGTGCCGAAATCCATCACGTCCCCCACAGACCGTGCCCCCGTACCGTGCCGCCGGACTCGGCGTCCGGCGACCTGTGAACCGCTGTGCAGCGGACGGGAATTGACCGGTGCCGCCCGAAGGGCATCGTACCTGCGCAGAGGCCCGGTACCGAAGGGTGCCGGAGCACTGGCTGCCCCGGGAGAGGGGCTCGCTCACGGTGACCGAGGGTGAGCAATCAGAGAGGGGAGGCGTCCGGTTGGGGAGGGAGTGGGCAGAACGAAGCCCCCGATCACGGGGGAACAACCGGGGGCTTCGCGTCTGCGGCGGCTTCGAAAAGCCGCACATTGAGAACGTAAGACCTGTACGGGCCCTGGGTCAAGCGGAGTTGAGGGACTCGAAGGGCGGTTTTCCGCCGGGTGCCGGTCCTGCGGAGAGGCCATGACTATGAGTGACCAAGTGGATCGCTCACGCGGTCACTGACGGGGCCCGGAACCACGCGTAACCCTGCTGGCACTCGCGTACCAGCAGATCCGCGAATGGCCGGGAAGGGTCCCCGGCGAAGTGCCGGGTCTCCGCCGCCGTCCAGCCGTCCCAGAAGCCCGTCAGCGCCGGTCCGTCGCGGTGCCGGCCCCGCGCCCAGGACGTGGCCGCGTCCCGGTCCATCCAGAGCAGCCGGGCGAGATACGGGCGCAGGGCCCGGCGGCCCGCTCCCACCCCCTCGACAATGACGACGTCAGTGGCGTCGATGGTCCGCTCCGGGCCGAAGCGGCGCAGCGTCCAGTCGTACGGCGCGTACCGGGCGGCCTCGCCGCGGGTGAACGGCTCGACCACCTGCGCGCGCAGCCGCCCGGACCAGTCGAACAGCTCCTCGTGGGTGGCGAGATCATCCAGATGGAGTACGGGCGCGCCGTCCAGGGCTTCGGCGAGCTTGGCCGAGAACGTGCTCTTCCCCGAGCCCGCGTGGCCGTCGACGGCGATCAGCCGAACCGGCCCGCAGGAGACGGGCCGTGCACGGATCGCGGCGGCGAGACGGTCGAGGTCATCCATGGGGCCAGCCTAGGAGCAGTTGGCGGCACCGCAGGTCACGCCAGTGGTCGATACCAATATTGGTGGCAGGACGCGAGGCGAATCACTGGCAGAAACGCGTCGGAAGCCGGGATAGTTGCCCCACTGTTCGTGCACTCGCCGCCCATCCGTATTCCGACCGGGGGTCCACCGACGTGACCAGTACCACTCCGCGCAGAACCGTTCTCGCCGCAGCGGTCGCTGCCGCTGCCGCCACCGCGGGAGCCACAGCCGCAGCACCCGCCTTCGCCGACCCGGCCGCCCCGAACGGTGTGCCGGCCGCCCCGCGCACCCCGCGGGCCGCGGAGGGAGACCCCGTGACCCCCGTGACCCCCGTGACCCCGCTCGTGGACAACAGTGTCTGGGCCTCGTACTCCGACTGGCGTTCCGGTGCGGCGGACGGCACCACGGCTGTCCCCGGCCACGGCTCCGGACTGGTCATCGGAGCGCCCGCGGGCCGCACCGACTACACCGATCCGCACACCGGGAAGACCGCCACCTGGGAGTACGCGACCTGGACCTCGCCGGTCCACCGCTCGCGGGTCCCGGCCACCGAGGCCGTCGCGTCCTGGAACGCGCACACCCCGGCGGGCACCTGGATCCAGGTCGAGCTGCGCGGCAGCTACACCGACGGCACCGGGACGCCCTGGTACGTGATGGGGCGCTGGGCATCGGGCGACGCCGACATCCGGCGGACCTCCCTCGACGGCCAGGGCGACGGCAAGAGCTCCATCTCGACCGACACCTTCGCGGTCGACGACGCCGCGAGCGGGCTGCGGCTGGTCTCGTACCGGCTGCGGCTGACGCTGTACCGCACCCCGGGCACCCGGCTGACACCCACGGTCCGCCGGGTCGGGGCGATGGCGTCGGACATCCCGGACCGGTTCACCGTCCCGCCGTCGGTGCCGCGGATCTCCCGCGAGCTGACCGTCCCGCGCTTCTCGCAGAACATCCACGCGGGCCAGTACCCGGAGTACGACAACGGCGGCGAGGCCTGGTGCAGCCCCACCTCGTCCTCGATGGTCATCAAGTACTGGGGTCGCGGGCCCGCCGCCGCGGACCTGGCCTGGATCGACCCGTCGTACGCCGACCCCGAGGTCTGCCAGGCGGCCCGCTACACCTATGACTACCAGTACGAGGGCTGCGGCAACTGGCCCTTCAACGCCGCCTACGCGGCGACGTACGAGGACATGAGCGCCGCGGTCACCCGGCTGGGTTCGCTCAGCGACGTGGAGACCCTGATCAGGGCGGGCATCCCGGTCATCACCTCGCAGTCCTTCCTCAAGGGGGAGCTGACCGGCGCCGGGTACGGCACGTCGGGCCATCTGATGACGGTGATCGGCTTCACGGCCGACGGCGATGTGATCGCCAACGACCCGGCGTCGCCGGACGACAACGCGGTCCGTCACGTCTACCGGCGCGCCGAGTGGGAGAACATCTGGCTCCGCACGAAGCGGTACGACGCGAAAGGCAAGGTCACCAGCGGTACGGGCGGTGTCTGTTACCTCTACTGGCCCGCTGACCCGGCACGGAGTCAGCACCGGGTCCTGGCGTCACTCGGCCTGCTGTGAGCAGGTGCGGCGCGCTGCCGATTCCCGGGGGCTTTGGCGACGGCGGCGGCTTCATGATGTGAGATCCGGTGCTCCCGTGCCAGGACGGGCACGAGGCTCTCGTGCCCGTCCGACGTCTCCCGGGCAGCCGGGTTCAGGTCGTTGGTCCACCCGGCGATGTCAGCGGTGGCGTCCCGCGAAGGGGCCAGAGCCGGTTCCTGCGCCGTGAAGCCACGCTCCAGGAGATCCAGCATGGGCAGCACGGTGATGGTCCGCCGGCGCATCCGGAGGTACGCGGCCGGGCCGGCGGGCGTACGGTCGGCACGGGACGCGTCTTCCGCGCAGGTGGCATCCGCGAACTGACGACAGTGATCAGTTCGGCGAAGAGTCTCGCGGCCCATGGAGCGGTGGGTCTCGGTCCGTTCGTCGCTCTGCTCGGCCAGAACGGCGCGGCGCCGACCGCCGCGAACGTGGGAGAGGCCGGGGATGCGGCGGTGCTCCCGCCGGAGCTGATGCGCAGGTGCCGCCATCGGTGACGACCACGGCACCACCCCCGGGCGGCAGGTAGCTGACGATGTGGGTGCTCGCGCCGGCTCACCGGTTCAAGGAGACCGTGCCCGATAAGCCGGTCATTTTCACCGTGCACGAGTTCAACGCCTGGCCGGGAATGCGGCAGAGCGGTTGGTTCACCTACCCGGGTGTTCTGTGTCTGCCGGCAGCCGGTCCTGCGGAACGTCGGATGTCGTGCCGAGACAATCTCGGACAAGCAACTCGCTTGATATCGGCGGAGGTTTATCATGAACCGCGCATTTCGGATGAGCTGAGGGTTCGCGGTTGCGGGCCCGTCATGACGGCGTTGGCCATCGGCACTTCGTCGGCGGGGGCGGACCCGGTGCTGGCTTTGGGCGCGTGTTTCGACCGGGCGCTGGAGCCCTACACCTGGTGGTCGACAGCCACCTGCGCACGCGCCTGTTCGGTGGCAAGGTGATTCCCTTCGAGGAACTCACGGGTTACCCGCACAAGAGCGGTGTCCACTTCGCGAACATGTTCGGCATCGGGCAGACGCTGCCCGTGGACTCCGGGTGTACGTACTACCTCGACTGCCCCGGGGTGCCCGTGGTGCCGAGTATGAAGAACGACTTCGTCAACGCGGCGAACTACGTGGAAGCGAAGCCCAAGGACCCCGAACTCGCGCTTTCCATGACCTTCATGGACCTGAACCACCCGGAGACCATCCCGAGCGGGATCGACCTCTACGACAAGGCATTCCCCGGGGCGTTCCGGTGGGCGGGAGCGGTGTTGCGCGACTGCGGAATTCCGATCACCATTCACTCGGATCTCGGGAGCGACACTGAGCAGACGAAGTACCTCCCGCTGATGGAGAAAACACTCCGACGCCACCCGCAGAACAAGATCGAGTGGGCGCACATGGGGCTGTCGAAGGAACTCTCCACGATGGATCCCGATCAGCACATCGGGATCATGAAGAGGCTCCTGGACCGCTATCCCCGGCTGACGCTGGACCTCAGCTGGCGAACGTCACCAGCCGTATCAACAAGGCACTGGACAACGAGGCGTTCCGGGACATCGCGCTCGGCCGGAACTACTTCAGGCTGCTCGGCATCGACCGGACACCGCCGAGGGTGTGCGAAGCGCGCTGAGCCCGACGCCGTCGGGAATCCTGGCCCGACAGAAGTCCGGCGAAGGGGGCTGGGCGTCCGGGCCGACCCGGTGCTCGGGCCGGCCCGGACGCCCCAGGTCAACGGCGTGCCGGCCGGGCGCACTTGTTCCGAGGGGTCTGCCATACTTCGGGCTTCCGAGGCGGTGGCAGCCTCCTGAGGCAGTGGCGGAACAGGGCCGGACGTGAACCAGAGCGGACCGTACATACATCAGCGCACTCCGACCGAGCGCTCCCAGCTCCGTCGCACGGACCTCATCGCGACCGGGCGGAGACTGTTCGCCGACACGTCGTACGACGCGCTGTCGATGGACGACATCGCCCGGCACGCGGGGGTCGCGAAAGGGCTGATCTACTACTACTTCAAGAGCAAACGCGGCTATTACCTCGCCGTCGTCGAGGAGTCGGTGGCCGATCTCGTCGCCCGCGCGGCCAGCGACACCGAGCTGCCCCGGGCCGAGCGCGTGCACCGCACCGTCGAGGGCTACCTGCTCTACGCCCAGCACAACAGGGCGGCCTTCCGCACCATCGTGACCGGCGGCGTCGGCTTCGACACCCAGGTACAGGCGCTGCGCGGCGCGGTCCGCGAGGAACTCATCGCCACCATCGCTGAGGGCGCCTACGGCCGCCGGGACGTCCCGCTCCTGGCCAGGCTCGCGCTGCTGGGCTGGCTGAGCGCGGTGGAGGGCATCACGCTCGACTGGCTCGGCCACCAGGAACTCGACCGCGCGGAGATCCGCGAGCTGCTCGTCCGGATGCTGCGCAACACCCTCGACACCATCGGCGAGTTCGTCGCCGAGTGCCCGTCGCCGCCGCCACCGGAGTGAGAGGGCGTGGTGGGACCGCCCGAGGGGAAGCCGGACGGGGCGGAGGGGGTGGGGCTACGGCCCCCACCCCCTCCGCCCCGACGTACGGGTTCAGCTGACGGCGTGGATCAGTTCGCCGTTGGAGGTGTCACCGCTGAGCTCCCAGAGGAAGGTGCCGCCGAGACCCTGCTGGTTCTTGTACGCCATCTTCCCCGCGATGGTGGCCGGGGTGTCGTAACTCCACCAGTTCGAGCCGCACTTGGCGTACGCGGTGCCGGCGACGGTGCCGGTGGCCGGGCAGCTGGTCTTGAGGACCTTGTAGTCCTCGATCCCCTGCTCGTACGTGCCGGGCGCCGGGCCGGTCGCGGTGCCGCCTGGTGCGTCCTGGGTCACGCCGGTCCAGCCGCGGCCGTAGAAGCCGATGCCGAGCAGCAGCTTGTTCGCGGGCACGCCCAGGCCCTTGAGCTTGGTGATCGTGGCGTCGGTGTTGAAGCCCGCCTTCGGGATGCCGGTGTAGGAGGTGAGCGGGGAGTGCGGGGCGGTCGGCCCCTGCGCGTCCCAGGCGCCGAAGTAGTCGTACGTCATCGGGTTGTACCAGTCGACGTACTGCGCGGCCCCCGCGTAGTCGGCGGAGTCCATCTTGCCGCCGTCCGAGGCGTCAGCCGTGATCGCGGCGGTGACCAGCGACGACGAGCCGAACTTGGCGCGCAGCGCGGCCATCACGTTCTTGAAGGCCTCCGCTCCGCTGGTGTCGCAGGAGAGACCGCAGTTGTTGGGGTACTCCCAGTCGATGTCGATGCCGTCGAAGACGTCGGCCCACCGTGAGTCCTTGACCAGGTCGTAGCAGGACTGCGCGAAGGCGGCCGGGTCCTTCGCGGCCTCGCCGAAGCCGCCGGACCAGGTCCAGCCGCCGAAGGACCAGATGATCTTGAGGTTGGGGTGCAGCTTCTTCAGCTCACGCAGCTGGTTGAAGTTGCCCGCCACCGGCTGGTCCCAGGTGTCGGCGGTGCCGTCCACGCTGGAGGACGCGTCGTACGTCTTCTGGTAGTCGGCGTAGGCGTCGCCGATGGCGCACTTGCCGCCGGTGACGTTGCCGAACGCGTAGTTGATGTGGGTGAGTTTGTCCGCCGAACCCGAGGTCTGGATGTTCTTGACCTGGTAATTGCGCTGGTAGACATCCCAGTCCGCGTAGTAGCCGACGACCTTGCTGCCCGCGGCGGTGCTGGTGCCCGCCTCGGTGCTCGCGGCCGCGTGGCCGGCCGCCGCGGCGTGGTGCTCGCCGGCGGACGCCGTACCGGCGCCCGCGAGCAGGGTGACGCCGAGAGCTGCCGTACAGGCGGTGGCGAGCAGGGCCCGGATCCGGGCCCGTGGGTGGAATCGTCCGAACATGCTGTCTCCTTGTGGGGAGGGGACGGAAGGTGGGGGGAAGCCGCTGGCGCGTGCGTTTTGGCATGAACGCGAAAAGCTGATAGCGGGAAGATAGAAGGACTAGACCAGTGCGGTCAATGGTTCGGACCAATTTTCGACCCGTGACGGAAGTCCGCCGATCGGGCATACTCAAGCCGCCACAGCCTCTGGTCAGCTTCTTCCGCGATCCGGGAGGGCAGCATCGGCTGAAGGCGAGACCCGGCTGCGTAGCCACACCCTGGCCACGCGTACGCCGCAGTGCCCGACAGGGAGGAGAGCGTCGCCATGCCCGACCGCGCCCCGCAGTTGGTGGACCGTCAGTTGCCCACCGAGGAGTCCCGGGATCTGCTCGCGCTGGTGCGCGACATCGTCCAGCGGGAGATCGTGCCCGGTGCGGCCGCCGAGGAGGAAGCCGGCCGCTTCCCCCGTGAGGTCTTCACCCTGCTCTCGGATGCCGGACTGCTCGGCCTTCCCTACGACTCCGCGTACGGCGGCGGTGACCAGCCGTACGAGGTCTACCTCCAGGTTCTCGAAGAGCTGGCGGCGGCGCGGCTGACCGTCGGCCTCGGTGTCAGCGTCCACTCGCTCTCCTGTCACGCCCTCGCCGGATACGGCAGCAAGGAGCAGCGGGCCGAGCAGTTGCCCGCGATGCTCGGCGGGGGACTGCTCGGGGCGTACTGCCTCTCCGAACCCGCGTCGGGCTCCGACGCGGCCTCGCTCCGCACGAAGGCCGTGCGGGACGGCGACGACTGGGTCATCACCGGGACCAAGGCGTGGATCACGCACGGCGGCGTAGCCGATTTCTACACGGTGCTCGCGCGCACCGGCGGTGAGGGGGCGCGCGGGATCTCGGCGTTCCTGGTGCCGGGCGATGCCGCGGGGCTGACCGCCGCAGTCCCCGAGAAGAAGATGGGGATGAAGGGCTCACCCACCGCCCAACTGCACTTCGACGGCGTACGGGTGTCCGGCACGCGGCTGATCGGGGAGGAGGGCCAGGGCTTCGCCATCGCCCTTTCCGCCCTCGACTCGGGGCGGCTGGGGATCGCGGCCTG comes from the Streptomyces sp. NBC_01471 genome and includes:
- a CDS encoding acyl-CoA dehydrogenase family protein, coding for MPDRAPQLVDRQLPTEESRDLLALVRDIVQREIVPGAAAEEEAGRFPREVFTLLSDAGLLGLPYDSAYGGGDQPYEVYLQVLEELAAARLTVGLGVSVHSLSCHALAGYGSKEQRAEQLPAMLGGGLLGAYCLSEPASGSDAASLRTKAVRDGDDWVITGTKAWITHGGVADFYTVLARTGGEGARGISAFLVPGDAAGLTAAVPEKKMGMKGSPTAQLHFDGVRVSGTRLIGEEGQGFAIALSALDSGRLGIAACAIGVAQAALDEAVLYATERQQFGHPIADFQGLRFMLADMATQIEAGRSLYLTAARLRDAGRPFSRQAAMAKLFCTDAAMRATTDAVQVLGGYGYTADFPVERFMREAKVLQIVEGTNQIQRMVIARHLAGPESR